A genomic window from Solea senegalensis isolate Sse05_10M unplaced genomic scaffold, IFAPA_SoseM_1 scf7180000013955, whole genome shotgun sequence includes:
- the nr5a5 gene encoding nuclear receptor subfamily 5, group A, member 5: MDLAGYQPQLPQPLVHRPDNCPNNLFNLEGSSTSEELKAEPSGRPDPEEACPVCGDKVSGYHYGLLTCESCKGFFKRSVQNSKHYTCAEQQSCPMNLSQRKRCPFCRFQKCLAVGMKREAVRADRMRGGRNKFGPLYRRDRQMKQQRAYLQSDTVPHRIKMETTQTHRATATTDHMCTSLSSDAVHQPHMHPSTVVQSGVSMPLDCLVNTDRMTTPPSLPCPGLYYCTLPGFVQEKREMAFSCSTAPTNYPMQPNSAFPPKGTSASPPTSTLSSTNPLSQALSQTSDTAHSANHSTNFLSQLLEGEQDESHLCAKVLASLQREQANRGKHDRLNTFSIMCKMADQTLFGLVEWARNTALFKELKVEDQMVLLQSCWSELLVLDHLCRQVAYGKEGCIYLVTGQQIEMSNVVSQAGVTLSSLVSRTQDLVSKLKTLQLDRHEFVCLKYLVLFNPDVKHVQSRRQVEQIQERVNRALMEHTQQSHPGHADKFGQLLLRLPEVRSISLQVEEYLYQRHLLGDLPCNSLLAEMLHTKHN, encoded by the exons ATGGACCTAGCTGGTTATCAACCACAACTGCCGCAGCCTCTTGTCCACCGCCCCGACAACTGTCCGAACAATCTCTTCAATTTGGAGGGATCGTCAACAT CTGAGGAGTTAAAGGCAGAGCCAAGTGGGAGACCAGATCCTGAGGAGGCTTGCCCCGTCTGTGGAGACAAGGTGTCAGGATACCACTATGGACTGCTCACTTGCGAAAGCTGCAAG GGATTCTTTAAACGCTCGGTGCAGAATAGCAAGCATTACACCTGTGCAGAACAGCAGAGCTGCCCCATGAACCTTTCTCAGAGGAAACGTTGTCCCTTTTGCCGCTTCCAGAAGTGTTTGGCAGTTGGCATGAAAAGAGAAG CTGTAAGAGCAGATCGCATGAGAGGTGGCAGAAATAAATTTGGGCCTCTGTATCGACGGGACAGGCAGATGAAACAGCAAAGGGCTTATCTCCAGTCAGACACCGTTCCCCACAGGATTAAGATGgaaactacacaaacacaccgaGCCACAGCGACAACTGACCACATGTGCACTTCATTGTCCTCTGATGCTGTTCATCAACCCCACATGCATCCCTCGACAGTGGTGCAGTCAGGAGTGTCAATGCCTCTGGACTGCTTAGTGAACACAGACAGGATGACGACTCCTCCATCCTTGCCCTGTCCTGGACTTTACTACTGCACACTCCCTGGATTTGTccaggagaaaagagaaatggcTTTTAGCTGCAGCACAGCCCCTACTAATTATCCAATGCAGCCAAACAGTGCATTCCCACCAAAAGGCACATCAGCATCGCCCCCTACCTCAACACTAAGCTCAACCAACCCCCTCTCACAAGCTCTCTCTCAAACCTCAGACACTGCCCACTCTGCCAATCATTCAACCAACTTCCTCAGTCAACTCCTGGAAGGAGAGCAGGATGAGAGCCATCTGTGTGCCAAGGTCCTGGCCAGCCTGCAGCGAGAACAGGCCAATCGAGGCAAACATGACCGCCTAAATACATTCAGCATCATGTGCAAAATGGCTGACCAGACTCTGTTTGGTCTTGTGGAGTGGGCCAGGAACACGGCTCTCTTCAAGGAGCTCAAG GTGGAGGACCAGAtggtgctgctgcagagctgttGGAGTGAGTTGCTGGTCCTTGACCACCTGTGTAGACAGGTGGCCTACGGCAAAGAGGGATGCATATATCTGGTCACAGGACAACAG ATAGAGATGTCGAACGTCGTCTCTCAGGCAGGAGTGACACTGAGTAGCCTGGTATCAAGGACCCAAGACCTGGTTTCCAAGCTGAAGACACTCCAGTTAGACAGACATGAGTTTGTCTGTCTTAAATACTTGGTGCTATTCAACCCTG ATGTGAAACATGTGCAGAGTCGCAGGCAGGTGGAGCAAATTCAAGAGAGGGTGAATAGGGCCCTGATGGAGCACACCCAGCAGAGTCACCCAGGGCATGCAGACAAGTTTGGCCAGCTGCTGCTTCGCCTCCCTGAGGTTCGCAGCATAAGTTTGCAGGTTGAGGAGTATCTGTATCAGCGCCATCTTCTGGGAGATTTGCCCTGCAACTCGCTGCTTGCCGAGATGCTTCACACCAAGCACAACTGA
- the LOC122760705 gene encoding heme-binding protein 2-like, which translates to MIYLSGLVVCLLALSASTEAHVGHSTGTWMYDLICETDFYQIRQHKPATWVTTSSLSIEEALYRLMGYFNGSNIYGTTFDIAPPLIVTVPNNSSQEKSVYWSFLLPPLLFPPTPTDDLVFLTDTAAMTMFVLHSLPNNTDVNITTFQSVLDSVNYYREIHYAAFYNPFTSSWKDELWFHIPQNPLDTSGEWSSEEIPLLCP; encoded by the exons at GATATACCTTTCAGGACTTGTTGTCTGTCTGCTGGCACTGTCTGCTAGCACTGAGGCCCATGTAGG ACATTCTACTGGAACCTGGATGTACGATCTCATTTGTGAGACTGACTTCTATCAG ATCCGTCAACACAAGCCTGCAACTTGGGTTACAACTTCATCCCTGTCCATTGAAGAGGCTCTCTACCGTTTAATGGGGTATTTCAACGGTTCCAACATTTATg GAACAACATTTGACATTGCACCTCCTTTGATTGTGACGGTCCCTAACAACAGTTCTCAGGAAAAATCAGTCTACTGGAGTTTCTTGCTGCCACCTTTACTTTTCCCTCCCACTCCTACTGATGATTTG GTGTTCCTCACTGACACAGCAGCCATGACTATGTTTGTGCTACATTCATTGCCCAACAACACCGATGTCAACATAACCACGTTTCAATCAGTTCTTGACTCAGTCAATTATTATCGCGAGATCCACTACGCTGCGTTTTACAA TCCCTTCACTTCTTCTTGGAAAGATGAGCTGTGGTTTCATATTCCTCAGAACCCGCTTGACACCAGTGGGGAATGGAGCAGTGAGGAAATTCCCCTCTTATGCCCTTGA
- the LOC122760716 gene encoding heme-binding protein 2-like, with the protein MIYVSGLVVFLLALTAEAQEVDPAQNWMYDLLSTNDNYEVRQYNPATWVSTNSSMFGDFDDSVQKLMEYFNGANADGTTFDMVSPLIMTIPDNSSLESEIMWSFLLPSLFSQPPAPHDDSLFLTDTTSMTVLALSSMFNNNNKFDIEKMISDDFALQSIVDSVGAFETQEFYAAFFNPLTSSQGANELWFLAPMNPFGLP; encoded by the exons AGACCCTGCTCAAAATTGGATGTATGATCTGCTTTCTACAAATGACAATTATGAG GTCCGTCAGTACAATCCTGCAACTTGGGTTTCAACTAATTCATCCATGTTCGGTGATTTCGATGACTCGGTCCAAAAATTAATGGAGTATTTCAACGGTGCCAACGCTGATG GAACAACATTTGACATGGTATCTCCTCTGATTATGACAATACCTGACAACAGTTCTCTGGAAAGTGAAATCATGTGGAGTTTCTTGCTGCCGTCTTTATTTTCACAACCTCCCGCTCCTCATGATGATTCG CTGTTCCTCACTGACACGACCTCCATGACAGTGTTAGCGCTAAGTTCCatgttcaacaacaacaacaagtttgACATTGAAAAAATGATCAGTGACGACTTCGCTCTTCAATCGATCGTTGACTCAGTTGGTGCATTTGAGACACAGGAATTCTATGCTGCATTCTTCAA TCCTCTCACATCTTCTCAAGGGGCAAATGAGCTGTGGTTTCTTGCTCCTATGAACCCGTTTGGACTACCTTGA